A section of the Alligator mississippiensis isolate rAllMis1 chromosome 8, rAllMis1, whole genome shotgun sequence genome encodes:
- the MOSPD1 gene encoding motile sperm domain-containing protein 1 has product MQQHRRQPELVEGNLPVFVFPTELIFYADDQSTHKQVLTLYNPYEFALKFKVLCTTPNKYAVVDAAGAVKPQCCVDIVIRHRDVRACHYGVIDRFRLQVSEQSQRKAFGRKEVIATLLPSAKEQQQKEEEEKRIKEHLAESVFFEQTLCQQENRTASAGPSLLTVFLGIVCIAALMLPTLGEVESLVPLYLHLSVNQKLVAAYVLGLITMVILRT; this is encoded by the exons ATGCAGCAGCACAGAAGGCAGCCGGAGTTAGTGGAAGGAAATCTTCCTGTTTTTGTGTTTCCTACAGAGCTGATCTTTTACGCAGACGACCAGTCAACACACAAACAGGTGTTGACTCTATATAACCCCTATGAGTTTGCCTTAAAATTCAAAG TTCTCTGCACGACTCCAAATAAATACGCGGTTGTCGACGCTGCCGGTGCTGTGAAGCCTCAGTGTTGTGTGGATAT TGTGATTCGTCATAGAGACGTTCGGGCTTGTCACTATGGTGTGATAGACAGATTCCGTCTGCAAGTCTCTGAGCAAAGCCAGAGGAAAGCTTTTGGGCGAAAAGAGGTCATTGCCACTCTCCTTCCATCTGCAAAGGAGCAGCAgcaaaaggaagaggaggaaaagcgAATAAAAGAGCACCTGGCTGAAAGTGTCTTCTTTGAGCAGACTTTGTGTCAACAAG AAAACAGAACTGCCTCTGCGGGACCTAGTTTACTTACAGTCTTCCTGGGAATAGTGTGCATTGCAGCACTAATGCTCCCTACCTTGGGGGAAGTGGAATCCTTGGTGCCTCTCTACCTCCACTTAAGTGTGAATCAAAAGCTAGTAGCTGCTTATGTTTTAG GCCTCATCACCATGGTTATTTTGAGAACATGA